In Rhodamnia argentea isolate NSW1041297 chromosome 4, ASM2092103v1, whole genome shotgun sequence, the following proteins share a genomic window:
- the LOC115743472 gene encoding EG45-like domain containing protein: MSRLQLAVPRCLSSILVLAVLLLRQTHADVGTAGHYDPPYTPTACFGYNPLQFPSSFLFAAAGEGIWDNGASCGRQYWIRCISADRPKTCNPARLIQVRVVDRALSAVSRSSSNHATLVLSKTAFQAIANPSASSVNVEFVQV; encoded by the exons ATGTCGCGATTGCAACTAGCCGTCCCTCGCTGTCTCTCATCAATCCTCGTCCTCGCCGTGCTATTGTTGCGCCAAACCCATGCGGACGTCGGCACCGCCGGTCACTACGATCCTCCATATACGC CGACCGCTTGCTTCGGGTACAACCCTTTGCAGTTTCCCTCGAGCTTCCTGTTCGCGGCCGCCGGGGAAGGGATTTGGGACAACGGCGCCTCTTGCGGGAGGCAATATTGGATCCGCTGCATAAGTGCCGACCGGCCAAAGACCTGCAACCCTGCCCGGCTGATCCAGGTCAGGGTCGTGGACCGGGCACTCAGCGCCGTCTCCCGGTCCTCGTCAAACCACGCCACCCTCGTCCTGTCCAAGACCGCGTTCCAGGCCATTGCGAATCCTTCCGCATCGTCCGTCAACGTCGAATTCGTACA GGTTTGA